The segment CGCGAGGTGAGCGCCGGGATCGAGGACTGGGAGTCGCTGGACGAGGTAGTGGAGCGGCTCGCGGACCTTGAAGAGTTCAAGCACCTGCGCCATTACGACGACTGGCACCGCCCCAACGTGAACCGGACCTATCTGTTCATCGAAGAGAACATGTAAGGGGCTATCCGGGAATCCCGGCTGCAGGCCGGGAAACCTGCCGCGGCGCGGGGCGTGTGATACGCTTCGCGCCGTTGTCGTTTCCGGCAAGTCCAATTTTTGACACGCGACGTTCGACCCCGCGTATGGGTCGGCGAAGGAGCCTCGCAATGCCCGCAGTAACCCTCCCCGACGGCAGCCGCCGCGAGTTCGATCATCCAGTCACCGTGCTGGATGTGGCCAAGGACATCGGTCCGGGCCTCGCCAAGGCGACCCTGGCCGGCAAGGTGAACGGCCAGCTGGTCGATGCCCGCCACGAGATCGACGCCGACGCCGAACTCGCGATCGTGACCGACCGCGACCCGGAGGGGGTGGAGATCATCCGGCATTCGACCGCGCACCTGATGGCGCAGGCGGTCAAGCAGCTCTTTCCCGAGGCCCAGGTCACCATCGGCCCGACCATCGAGAACGGCTTCTACTACGACTTCGCCTATGACCGCGGCTTCACGCCGGAGGATCTGGAGAAGATCGAGAAGCGCATGAAGGAACTGGCGAAGCAGGACCTGCCGGTGGAGCGCTCGCTGATGGATCGCGACGAGGCGGTGAAGTACTTCCGCGACATGGGAGAAGAGTACAAGGCCGAAATCATCGCCTCCATCCCGCAGGGCGAGAACATCTCGCTGTACAAGCAGGGCGACTTTGTCGATCTCTGTCGCGGCCCGCATATCCCGTCCACCGGCAAGCTGAAGGCCTTCAAGCTGACCAAGGTGGCCGGTGCCTACTGGCGCGGCGACTCCGACAACGAGATGCTGCAGCGCATCTACGGGACCGCCTGGGCGAACAAGGACCAGCTGAAGGAATACCTGGAACGCCTGAAGGAGGCCGAGCGCCGCGATCACCGCAAGATCGGCCAGGAGCTGGACCTGTTCTCGATCCAGGACGAGGCCGGCGGCGGCCTGGTGTTCTGGCACCCGAAGGGCGCGCGCATCCGCCGCGAGATCGAGAAGTACTGGTACGACATGCACGAGAAGGCGGGTTACGACTTCGTGGTCTCGCCGCACATCGCGAACCTCGAGCTGTGGAAGACCTCCGGCCACGCGGACTTCTACGCCGAGTCCATGTACGAGCCGATGGAAGACGAGCACCAGGCCTTCCAGCTCAAGCCGATGAACTGCCCGTTCCACGTGCTGATGTACAAGGACCGGCTGCATTCCTACCGCGATCTGCCGCTGCGCTGGGCGGAGATGGGCACGGTCTACCGTCGCGAGATGTCCGGCGCGCTGCACGGGCTGATGCGTGTGCGCGGCTTCACCCAGGACGATGCCCACATCTTCTGCCGCGAGGACCAGATCGAGGCCGAGGTGATGGCCGTGATCGATTTGACCCTCGAGGTGCTGCAGACCTTCGGCTTCGAGAAGTTCGACGTGAACCTCTCGACCAAGCCCGAGGATGCGGTCGGCTCCGACGAAATCTGGGAGCACGCGACGGCCTCGCTGCGCTCGGCGATCGAGAAGAAGGGGCTGGAATATTCGGTGGACGAGGGCGGCGGCGCCTTCTACGGGCCGAAGATCGACATCAAGATCCACGACGCGATCGGCCGCGAATGGCAGTGTTCCACGGTGCAGCTGGACTTCAACCTGCCCGAGCGCTTTGACATGGAATACGTCGCCGAGGACAACGAGCGCCGGCGCCCGATCATGATCCACCGCGCCCTGCTGGGTTCGGTGGAACGCTTCTTCGGCGTGCTGATCGAGCACTACGCCGGGCACTTCCCGACCTGGCTGGCTCCGGTGCAGGCCGAGGTGCTGACCATCACCGAGCGCCAGGACG is part of the Thioalkalivibrio sp. K90mix genome and harbors:
- the thrS gene encoding threonine--tRNA ligase; this encodes MPAVTLPDGSRREFDHPVTVLDVAKDIGPGLAKATLAGKVNGQLVDARHEIDADAELAIVTDRDPEGVEIIRHSTAHLMAQAVKQLFPEAQVTIGPTIENGFYYDFAYDRGFTPEDLEKIEKRMKELAKQDLPVERSLMDRDEAVKYFRDMGEEYKAEIIASIPQGENISLYKQGDFVDLCRGPHIPSTGKLKAFKLTKVAGAYWRGDSDNEMLQRIYGTAWANKDQLKEYLERLKEAERRDHRKIGQELDLFSIQDEAGGGLVFWHPKGARIRREIEKYWYDMHEKAGYDFVVSPHIANLELWKTSGHADFYAESMYEPMEDEHQAFQLKPMNCPFHVLMYKDRLHSYRDLPLRWAEMGTVYRREMSGALHGLMRVRGFTQDDAHIFCREDQIEAEVMAVIDLTLEVLQTFGFEKFDVNLSTKPEDAVGSDEIWEHATASLRSAIEKKGLEYSVDEGGGAFYGPKIDIKIHDAIGREWQCSTVQLDFNLPERFDMEYVAEDNERRRPIMIHRALLGSVERFFGVLIEHYAGHFPTWLAPVQAEVLTITERQDDYAREVTRALRDKGFRVESDLRNEKIGFKIREHTLKRVPYLLVLGDKEMENGQVAVRTRSGEDLGVMSVEAFGERLREEVASRQH